The following proteins are co-located in the Clavibacter capsici genome:
- the rplB gene encoding 50S ribosomal protein L2 translates to MAIRKYKPTTPGRRGSSVADFVEITRSTPEKSLLRPLSKTGGRNNQGRITTRHIGGGHKRQYRVIDFKRNDKDGVIATVAHIEYDPNRTARIALLHFIDGTKRYILAPNKLKQGDKIESGAQADIKPGNNLPLRNIPTGTVIHAIELRPGGGAKMARSAGASVRLVAKDGPYAQLRLPSGEIRNVDARCRATIGEVGNAEQSNINWGKAGRMRWKGVRPTVRGVAMNPVDHPHGGGEGKTSGGRHPVSPWGQKEGRTRHINKPSDKLIVRRRNAGKKRK, encoded by the coding sequence ATGGCTATTCGCAAGTACAAGCCCACGACCCCGGGTCGTCGCGGTTCGTCCGTCGCCGACTTCGTGGAGATCACGCGCTCGACGCCCGAGAAGTCGCTGCTCCGCCCGCTCTCCAAGACCGGTGGCCGCAACAACCAGGGTCGGATCACGACCCGTCACATCGGTGGTGGCCACAAGCGCCAGTACCGCGTGATCGACTTCAAGCGCAACGACAAGGACGGCGTCATCGCGACCGTCGCCCACATCGAGTACGACCCCAACCGCACGGCGCGCATCGCGCTCCTGCACTTCATCGACGGCACGAAGCGCTACATCCTCGCGCCGAACAAGCTGAAGCAGGGCGACAAGATCGAGTCGGGCGCCCAGGCCGACATCAAGCCCGGCAACAACCTGCCGCTGCGCAACATCCCGACGGGTACCGTCATCCACGCCATCGAGCTCCGCCCCGGCGGCGGCGCGAAGATGGCCCGCTCCGCCGGCGCCTCCGTGCGCCTCGTGGCGAAGGACGGCCCCTACGCCCAGCTGCGTCTCCCCTCGGGCGAGATCCGCAACGTCGATGCGCGCTGCCGCGCGACCATCGGCGAGGTCGGCAACGCCGAGCAGTCGAACATCAACTGGGGCAAGGCCGGCCGCATGCGCTGGAAGGGCGTCCGCCCGACCGTCCGCGGTGTCGCGATGAACCCGGTCGACCACCCGCACGGTGGTGGTGAGGGCAAGACCTCCGGTGGTCGCCACCCGGTCAGCCCGTGGGGCCAGAAGGAAGGCCGCACGCGCCACATCAACAAGCCCAGCGACAAGCTCATCGTTCGCCGCCGCAACGCCGGCAAGAAGCGCAAGTAG
- the rplW gene encoding 50S ribosomal protein L23 encodes MSATQKDPRDIIIAPVVSEKSYGLIDQGKYTFIVDPRSNKTEIKLAIEKIFGVQVASVNTLNKQGKTRRTKFGMGKRKDTKRAIVSLKSGSIDIFTTVG; translated from the coding sequence ATGAGCGCCACCCAGAAGGACCCCCGCGACATCATCATCGCGCCGGTCGTCTCCGAGAAGAGCTACGGCCTGATCGACCAGGGCAAGTACACGTTCATCGTGGACCCCCGCTCGAACAAGACCGAGATCAAGCTCGCGATCGAGAAGATCTTCGGCGTGCAGGTCGCGTCGGTCAACACGCTCAACAAGCAGGGCAAGACCCGCCGGACCAAGTTCGGGATGGGCAAGCGCAAGGACACCAAGCGCGCCATCGTCTCCCTCAAGTCGGGCTCCATCGACATCTTCACGACTGTCGGCTGA